A genomic window from Flavobacterium johnsoniae includes:
- a CDS encoding multidrug effflux MFS transporter yields the protein MTTKKYIKLILILGSLTALGPFSIDMYLPGFSGIAKDLNTTVSKVSMSLSSYFIGISAGQLLYGPLLDRFGRKKPLFIGLLVYILASLGCIYVADIDAFIFLRFIQAVGSCAATVASVAMVRDLFPVKDIPKVFSLLMLVVGLSPMLAPTIGGYVTEDLGWHAVFFILMCMGIVILVASQIGLPNTYKPDTSISLKPKPIISNFLLVLKESQFYTYAFTGAIAFSGLFSYVAASPLIFMDIYKVDAKTYGWIFALMSVSFIGSSQLNSILLKRFSSEQMIFGALISQSVISIIFLILALNDLLGLYETIGMLFLFLACLGISNPNTAGLTLAPFAKNTGSASALMGAIQLGLGALASFAIGVFVKDSVAPMVAVMTTTTITAFIILNIGKRFIKNKVTISDSDDVMIAH from the coding sequence ATGACAACAAAAAAATATATTAAGCTTATACTTATTTTAGGTTCTCTAACCGCCCTTGGTCCTTTTTCAATTGACATGTATCTGCCTGGTTTCTCTGGAATTGCAAAAGATTTAAATACAACTGTCTCAAAAGTTTCGATGAGTTTGTCGAGTTATTTTATCGGAATTTCTGCTGGACAATTGCTTTACGGACCTTTATTAGATCGTTTTGGACGTAAAAAACCTTTATTTATTGGTTTGCTTGTTTATATTTTAGCTTCTTTAGGTTGTATTTATGTTGCTGATATTGATGCTTTTATATTCCTTCGTTTTATTCAGGCAGTTGGAAGTTGTGCCGCGACTGTGGCTTCTGTGGCAATGGTTCGAGATTTATTTCCTGTAAAAGATATACCAAAAGTATTTTCGCTTTTAATGCTTGTAGTTGGGCTTTCGCCAATGCTGGCACCAACAATTGGCGGTTATGTTACTGAAGATTTAGGCTGGCATGCGGTATTTTTTATCTTAATGTGTATGGGAATTGTTATTCTGGTCGCTTCACAAATCGGGCTTCCAAATACTTATAAGCCAGATACTTCAATTTCTTTAAAACCAAAACCAATTATTTCAAATTTTTTACTCGTTTTAAAAGAATCTCAATTTTATACCTACGCTTTTACGGGAGCAATAGCATTCTCAGGATTGTTTTCTTACGTAGCAGCTTCTCCTCTAATTTTTATGGATATTTATAAAGTTGATGCTAAAACTTATGGTTGGATTTTCGCTTTGATGTCGGTAAGCTTTATTGGTTCAAGTCAATTGAATTCTATATTGTTAAAGAGATTTTCAAGTGAACAGATGATTTTTGGAGCTTTGATTTCGCAATCTGTTATTAGTATAATCTTTTTGATTTTAGCTTTGAATGATCTTTTAGGATTGTATGAAACTATCGGAATGTTATTTTTATTCTTAGCTTGTTTAGGAATTTCAAACCCAAATACAGCTGGATTGACGCTTGCTCCTTTCGCTAAAAATACTGGAAGTGCATCTGCGTTAATGGGCGCTATCCAATTAGGTTTGGGAGCTTTAGCATCATTTGCAATCGGTGTTTTTGTAAAAGATTCTGTAGCGCCAATGGTCGCTGTAATGACCACAACAACAATTACAGCTTTTATTATTTTAAATATCGGAAAACGTTTTATAAAAAATAAAGTAACGATTTCTGATAGTGATGATGTTATGATTGCGCACTAA
- a CDS encoding NAD(P)/FAD-dependent oxidoreductase has translation MKIVIIGGGFAGINLAKELVNQPQIQVTLVDKNNYNFFPPLIYQVATAFLEPSSISYPFRKFFAGKKNLSFRLGELISVSPAEKKITLSNGDLEYDYLVFATGAETSYFGMENVMKNAIPMKTLNDAIVMRNTLLKNLEKAAICKDMRKRRKLLTIVVAGGGPTGVEVSGMFAEMRKNILLKEYPELDTSASNVYLVDGGDALLAPMSKESQKDTLEALTKLGVVVKLNTKVVDYVDDTVVFENGETIKTKNLIWAAGVSAKIFEGIPKESYGRGRRMATDEFNKVNGVDNIYAIGDTAITAGDKNFPDGHPQVAQVAIQQGLNLAKNFKAMVGNKPLKPFAYNDKGSMAIIGKAKAVVDLPSPKWHFKGFFAWIIWLFIHLISLITYRNRLNTFWNWMVAYFAKDQSLRMIIRPDKKLQN, from the coding sequence ATGAAAATAGTCATTATTGGAGGTGGATTTGCGGGAATTAATCTAGCAAAAGAGCTCGTAAATCAGCCTCAAATACAAGTAACACTTGTAGACAAAAATAATTATAACTTTTTCCCACCACTTATATATCAAGTTGCTACGGCATTTTTAGAACCTTCGAGCATTAGTTATCCTTTCAGAAAATTTTTTGCTGGTAAAAAGAATCTTAGCTTTCGTTTAGGAGAATTAATTTCTGTTTCTCCTGCCGAAAAGAAAATAACTTTAAGCAACGGAGATTTAGAGTACGATTATCTTGTTTTTGCAACTGGAGCAGAAACGAGTTATTTTGGTATGGAAAACGTAATGAAAAACGCAATTCCGATGAAAACCTTAAATGATGCCATCGTAATGCGTAATACACTGCTTAAAAACCTCGAAAAAGCTGCAATATGCAAAGACATGCGCAAAAGACGTAAATTACTTACGATTGTTGTGGCAGGAGGAGGGCCGACAGGAGTGGAGGTTTCTGGTATGTTTGCCGAAATGCGTAAAAATATCCTTTTAAAAGAATACCCAGAATTAGACACTTCTGCAAGTAACGTTTATTTAGTTGATGGTGGTGATGCTTTATTAGCACCAATGAGCAAAGAATCTCAAAAAGATACTTTAGAGGCTCTAACAAAATTGGGAGTTGTAGTAAAATTGAATACTAAAGTTGTTGATTACGTTGATGATACTGTAGTATTTGAAAACGGAGAAACCATCAAAACTAAAAACTTAATATGGGCCGCAGGAGTTTCTGCTAAAATTTTTGAAGGAATTCCGAAAGAAAGCTACGGGCGCGGAAGACGTATGGCAACAGATGAATTCAATAAAGTTAATGGTGTAGACAATATTTATGCAATTGGCGATACTGCAATTACAGCTGGTGACAAAAATTTTCCTGACGGACATCCGCAAGTTGCGCAGGTTGCAATTCAACAAGGATTAAATCTGGCGAAAAACTTTAAAGCAATGGTTGGCAATAAACCTCTCAAACCATTTGCTTACAACGATAAAGGCTCTATGGCAATTATAGGAAAAGCAAAAGCTGTTGTAGATTTACCAAGTCCAAAATGGCACTTTAAAGGTTTCTTTGCTTGGATTATTTGGTTGTTTATTCACTTAATTTCTTTAATAACATATAGAAATAGATTAAACACTTTTTGGAACTGGATGGTTGCTTATTTTGCAAAAGATCAATCTCTTAGAATGATTATTAGACCAGATAAAAAACTTCAGAATTAA
- a CDS encoding DEAD/DEAH box helicase — protein sequence MSKQFSTLGLSAPILKALGELNIVEPTEIQQKTIPLLSSETHDIVGLAKTGTGKTAAFGLPLLQLIKPESTAVQAVILVPTRELGQQIVRNLESFAKYIPSISIASICGGTPIKPQIERLKEGAQIVVATPGRLIDLIQRKAIDLKTTEYLVLDEADEMIAILKEGLDEIVAELPKKRRTLLFSATLPGAIKQLVQNYLNKNVVQISANMETVGNEGIDHEYIVVDPIEKLEVLMHFLNSRDGERGIIFCKTKAAVNKLAKNLAINKFSSGALHGSLTQGIRDRIMEQFREGHINILVATDLAARGIDVKEISYVINYHLPDTYENYVHRSGRTARAGAKGLSLTVLQQEEVFEIADFERELGIKFSEFKKPTAASLEENNMLLWAKQIFKTKPNHDLSAELKTKVKTVFHHLTKEELIEKLMASYVLQNKIDIVEKTVKKFKK from the coding sequence ATGTCTAAACAATTTTCAACATTAGGACTTTCAGCGCCAATTCTAAAAGCTTTAGGCGAATTAAACATCGTTGAACCAACTGAAATTCAACAAAAAACAATTCCGCTTTTATCATCTGAAACTCATGATATTGTAGGTTTAGCAAAAACGGGAACTGGTAAAACAGCAGCTTTTGGTTTACCATTACTACAACTAATCAAACCTGAATCTACTGCAGTTCAAGCTGTTATTCTTGTGCCTACAAGAGAATTAGGACAGCAGATTGTTAGAAATTTAGAGAGTTTTGCAAAATATATCCCTAGTATATCAATTGCTTCAATTTGTGGAGGAACTCCAATAAAACCGCAAATCGAAAGATTGAAAGAAGGTGCTCAGATTGTTGTAGCAACTCCAGGACGTTTGATCGATTTAATTCAGAGAAAAGCAATCGACTTAAAAACTACCGAATATTTAGTTTTAGATGAAGCAGACGAAATGATTGCTATTCTAAAAGAAGGTTTAGACGAAATTGTTGCAGAGCTTCCTAAGAAACGTCGTACCTTATTATTTTCTGCAACACTTCCGGGCGCTATAAAACAATTGGTGCAGAATTATTTGAATAAAAATGTAGTTCAAATAAGTGCTAACATGGAAACGGTTGGAAACGAAGGAATTGATCACGAATATATCGTTGTTGATCCAATCGAAAAATTAGAAGTTTTAATGCATTTCTTAAATTCGAGAGATGGTGAAAGAGGAATTATTTTCTGTAAAACTAAAGCTGCGGTAAATAAATTGGCTAAAAATCTGGCTATTAATAAATTTTCTTCTGGAGCGCTTCACGGAAGTTTAACGCAAGGAATTCGTGATAGAATAATGGAACAATTTCGCGAAGGACATATCAATATTTTAGTAGCAACCGATTTGGCTGCTAGAGGAATTGACGTAAAAGAGATTTCATACGTAATCAATTATCACTTGCCTGATACTTATGAAAACTATGTTCACCGAAGCGGAAGAACGGCAAGGGCAGGAGCAAAGGGACTTTCTTTGACTGTTTTACAACAAGAAGAGGTTTTTGAAATTGCCGATTTTGAAAGAGAATTGGGAATCAAATTTTCTGAGTTTAAAAAACCAACTGCAGCAAGTCTCGAAGAAAATAATATGCTTTTATGGGCGAAACAAATCTTCAAAACAAAACCCAATCATGATCTTTCGGCTGAATTGAAAACGAAAGTAAAAACGGTTTTTCATCATTTAACTAAAGAAGAACTAATCGAGAAATTAATGGCAAGTTATGTCCTACAGAACAAAATCGATATAGTTGAAAAAACAGTTAAAAAATTCAAAAAGTAA
- a CDS encoding DEAD/DEAH box helicase, protein MSQNTLEIQREEKKELYAYQKGDIDAIFDRLDNAPPKHHLLYQLPTGGGKTVIFSEIVRRYLSNNDKKVVVLTHRIELCKQTSKMLTGFGVTNKIINSKVKELPDQNDFSCFVAMVETLKNRINDEKLHLDNIGLVIIDEAHYNSFRKLLNSFKNAFILGVTATPLSSNIKLPMHQSYNELIVGDTIGSLIDKGFLARATTYSYDVGLTSLKVGINGDYTVKSSDDLYTNTLMQEKLLHAYTERSLGKKTLIFNNGIHTSLYVYETFREAGYDIRHLDNTSSSEERKDILQWFKKTPDAILTSVGILTTGFDEPTVETIILNRATKSLTLYFQMIGRGSRKLPGKDEFTVIDLGNNAARFGLWSDPVNWQHIFKSPEFYLENLRDDHEIEMFFKYSMPAELRAKFSKTADVSFDVDEEHKLIIKQNLRSKVVLDKSLEQHSAMCVDNTETLQEAKMLAKELDDDIEDRIKRYSKCLSQCSKNYREWLVDDYKQRLTLLIGKKYREKIMNEPD, encoded by the coding sequence ATGTCTCAAAACACTTTAGAAATACAAAGAGAAGAGAAGAAAGAACTTTATGCATACCAAAAAGGCGATATTGACGCTATTTTTGACCGTTTAGACAATGCTCCTCCAAAACATCATTTACTGTATCAACTTCCGACCGGCGGAGGAAAAACAGTAATATTTTCTGAAATCGTTCGTCGTTATCTATCTAATAACGACAAAAAAGTTGTGGTCTTAACGCACCGTATCGAACTTTGTAAACAAACGTCAAAAATGTTAACTGGTTTTGGTGTGACCAATAAAATAATCAACAGTAAAGTTAAAGAACTGCCAGATCAGAATGATTTTTCTTGTTTTGTGGCAATGGTGGAGACTTTAAAAAACCGTATTAATGATGAAAAACTTCATTTGGATAATATCGGTTTGGTGATTATTGATGAGGCGCATTATAATTCTTTCAGAAAGTTATTAAACTCTTTCAAAAATGCTTTTATTCTTGGAGTTACTGCAACGCCATTGAGTTCGAACATTAAATTGCCAATGCACCAAAGCTATAACGAACTTATTGTTGGAGACACTATTGGTTCTTTAATTGACAAAGGATTTTTGGCAAGAGCTACAACATATAGTTATGATGTTGGTTTGACTTCTTTAAAAGTGGGTATTAACGGTGATTATACCGTAAAATCATCAGATGATTTGTATACTAATACGTTGATGCAAGAAAAGCTTTTGCACGCTTATACAGAAAGATCTTTGGGTAAAAAAACATTGATTTTCAATAATGGTATTCATACTTCTTTATATGTTTATGAAACTTTTAGAGAAGCAGGTTACGATATTAGACACTTAGATAACACAAGTAGTTCAGAAGAACGTAAGGATATTTTGCAATGGTTTAAAAAGACTCCAGATGCTATTTTGACATCTGTTGGAATTTTGACAACTGGTTTTGACGAACCAACGGTAGAAACTATCATTTTGAACAGAGCAACAAAATCGTTGACCTTATATTTTCAAATGATTGGTCGTGGTTCTCGTAAATTACCTGGAAAAGATGAATTTACAGTTATTGATTTAGGAAACAATGCCGCTCGTTTTGGCTTATGGAGCGATCCTGTAAACTGGCAACATATTTTTAAATCTCCGGAGTTTTATTTGGAAAATCTTCGTGACGACCATGAAATAGAAATGTTTTTCAAATACAGCATGCCTGCAGAATTAAGAGCAAAATTCAGTAAAACTGCCGATGTTAGTTTTGATGTTGATGAAGAACATAAATTAATTATAAAACAAAACCTTCGTTCTAAAGTAGTTCTTGACAAATCTTTAGAACAGCATTCTGCCATGTGTGTAGATAATACCGAAACACTTCAAGAGGCAAAAATGTTGGCTAAAGAGTTGGATGATGATATTGAAGACCGTATCAAACGATATTCGAAATGTCTAAGCCAATGCAGTAAAAACTATCGCGAATGGCTGGTTGACGATTACAAACAAAGATTGACGTTATTAATCGGTAAAAAATATCGTGAGAAAATCATGAACGAACCAGATTGA